One genomic window of Candidatus Trichorickettsia mobilis includes the following:
- a CDS encoding NADP-dependent malic enzyme, producing MDKINKSEYEKALKYHAQDRPGKIAVVPTKPLVTQQDLSLAYTPGVAAPCLEIAKNLDNIYKYTARGNIVAVISNGTAVLGLGNLGAAASKPVMEGKAVLFKNFADIDAIDLEVDTTDPEEFINVVKYLGYSFGGINLEDIKAPECFIIEERLNNCMQIPVFHDDQHGTAIIASAGLINAAYLTNRTFAEMKIVVNGAGAAALACIELLIALGAVSQNITLCDTNGVVYQGRTEGMNKWKEKYAIETKLRTLTEAMNGADVFLGLSARGAVTKEMVAAMALNPIIFALANPEPEISPESIKAVRSDAIIATGRSDYNNQVNNVMGFPYIFRGALDVRATTINQEMKIAASQALAELARSPVPDEVYKAYPDRKMCFGSEYIIPVPFDPRLISTIPVAVAVAAIASGATKITNLDCKAYKAELMSRLNPTSSYMNFLFEKIHKHPKRIVFAEGEEEEVIKAAMMMRDDALGYPILVGRSHKITPMINNMGVEHNLEGIAIMNAAINPNLKKYIDALYSKLQRKGFLYRDCARLVKTDRNVFAACMVASGDADAVVTGLNKSYFNNFEDIAKVIQPKVGNRILSYSIMLAKEHQVLIADNAVNELPSSQELVELAIQMAGIAKNMGYYPRVALLSFSNFGNPMREEASRIQEAVKILDNMKVDFEYDGEMSADIALNPELHKIYPFCRLSGSANVLIMPDLHSAAIATQLLQELGAGVFIGPILNGFEYSVQIVPMGSSASQILKIAAFAAIEVINDG from the coding sequence ATGGATAAAATTAATAAGTCAGAATATGAAAAAGCTCTAAAATATCATGCTCAAGATAGACCTGGTAAAATTGCTGTTGTTCCTACTAAGCCTTTGGTTACCCAACAGGATTTGTCGCTTGCTTATACGCCAGGAGTAGCAGCTCCTTGTCTTGAAATTGCAAAAAATCTGGATAATATTTATAAATATACTGCTCGTGGTAATATAGTTGCGGTTATATCTAATGGTACAGCGGTACTTGGTTTAGGTAATTTAGGTGCTGCTGCTTCAAAACCAGTCATGGAAGGTAAAGCTGTACTATTCAAAAATTTTGCTGATATTGATGCAATTGATCTTGAAGTTGATACTACTGATCCGGAAGAATTTATCAATGTAGTGAAATATTTGGGCTATAGTTTTGGTGGTATCAATCTAGAAGATATTAAAGCTCCTGAATGTTTTATTATTGAGGAGCGTTTAAATAATTGTATGCAGATACCAGTATTTCATGATGACCAACATGGTACTGCAATTATCGCTAGTGCAGGATTAATCAATGCTGCTTATCTGACAAATCGTACTTTTGCTGAGATGAAGATAGTAGTTAATGGTGCAGGGGCTGCTGCACTTGCTTGCATAGAATTATTAATAGCGTTAGGTGCTGTCAGCCAGAATATTACACTTTGTGATACTAATGGAGTGGTTTATCAAGGGCGAACTGAAGGAATGAATAAATGGAAAGAAAAATATGCTATTGAGACTAAATTGCGTACTTTAACTGAAGCAATGAATGGTGCTGATGTTTTTCTTGGTTTGTCTGCGCGTGGAGCGGTCACAAAAGAAATGGTTGCTGCTATGGCATTAAATCCTATTATTTTTGCTCTAGCCAATCCTGAACCTGAAATTTCGCCAGAAAGTATCAAGGCAGTGCGCAGTGATGCCATTATTGCAACTGGTCGTTCTGATTATAATAATCAGGTCAATAATGTGATGGGGTTTCCTTATATTTTTCGTGGAGCATTAGATGTACGTGCTACTACCATTAATCAAGAAATGAAAATTGCAGCAAGTCAAGCGCTAGCTGAATTAGCCAGATCTCCTGTTCCAGATGAAGTATATAAAGCTTATCCTGATCGTAAAATGTGTTTTGGCTCGGAATATATTATTCCGGTACCATTTGACCCACGATTAATTAGCACTATCCCTGTTGCAGTGGCTGTTGCTGCTATAGCCAGTGGAGCGACAAAGATTACTAATCTTGATTGTAAGGCTTATAAAGCTGAATTAATGAGTAGACTAAATCCGACATCCAGCTATATGAATTTTTTATTTGAAAAAATTCATAAGCATCCGAAAAGAATTGTTTTTGCTGAAGGTGAGGAAGAAGAAGTAATTAAGGCAGCAATGATGATGCGTGATGATGCTCTTGGTTACCCCATTTTAGTTGGACGTTCTCATAAAATCACTCCCATGATCAATAATATGGGAGTAGAACATAATTTGGAAGGCATTGCCATAATGAATGCGGCAATTAACCCAAATCTCAAAAAATATATTGATGCTCTGTATAGTAAATTACAACGTAAAGGGTTTTTATATCGTGATTGCGCCAGATTAGTTAAAACTGATCGTAATGTGTTTGCTGCATGTATGGTAGCTAGTGGTGATGCAGACGCAGTGGTTACTGGCCTCAATAAGAGTTATTTTAATAATTTTGAAGATATTGCCAAAGTAATACAGCCAAAAGTTGGCAACAGAATCCTGAGTTATTCAATAATGCTTGCTAAAGAACACCAAGTATTGATTGCTGATAATGCTGTTAATGAGCTGCCGTCTTCTCAAGAATTGGTAGAGCTTGCTATACAAATGGCTGGAATTGCCAAGAACATGGGTTATTATCCACGAGTTGCTTTATTATCATTCTCAAATTTTGGCAATCCTATGCGTGAAGAGGCTAGTCGTATCCAAGAAGCGGTTAAAATACTTGATAATATGAAAGTAGATTTTGAATATGATGGAGAAATGTCGGCAGATATTGCCTTAAATCCAGAGTTACATAAAATTTATCCTTTCTGTCGTTTATCTGGTTCAGCTAACGTATTGATAATGCCAGATCTACATTCGGCAGCCATTGCTACTCAATTATTGCAAGAACTGGGAGCTGGGGTATTTATTGGTCCAATACTGAATGGGTTTGAGTATTCCGTGCAAATAGTGCCAATGGGATCCAGTGCGAGCCAAATTCTCAAAATTGCCGCTTTTGCGGCTATTGAAGTGATAAATGATGGGTGA
- a CDS encoding AEC family transporter, protein MQDILFSTLPIFLITLIGSIIKRKWLVSEEFWRGLEKLSYFLLFPALLFNYISTADLKSVSLFKLILGLVISTSIISIALILHRRHTNGDKIQFTSIFQGSIRYNNYIFFSVSNALFDAFGLTIVAVISSYMIVFTNLLSILVFASFVSNQKNEKHHGLHFVTLSLKLIFTNPLIISSILGFIFNYAEVELNLGVQKTISSLSDSALAIGMLNVGASLKFIAYRKYYRQILYTSLIKLVLLPIVTFVVLWLMSVNDLERSIGILYSCIPCASTAYALSRQLGGDPESMASIITFMTIFSVVSLSILMYILG, encoded by the coding sequence ATGCAAGACATACTCTTCAGCACTTTGCCAATTTTTTTGATTACCCTTATTGGCAGTATCATCAAAAGAAAATGGCTGGTTTCAGAGGAGTTTTGGCGAGGTTTGGAGAAGCTATCTTATTTTTTATTGTTTCCTGCATTATTGTTTAATTACATTTCAACAGCTGATTTAAAATCAGTCTCACTATTCAAGTTAATATTAGGATTGGTTATCTCTACAAGTATTATATCTATCGCCTTAATCCTGCATCGTAGGCACACTAATGGCGATAAAATACAATTTACTTCAATTTTTCAGGGTTCAATACGTTATAATAACTATATCTTTTTTAGTGTAAGTAATGCGTTGTTTGATGCTTTTGGTCTGACGATAGTTGCGGTTATTTCTTCATATATGATTGTTTTTACTAACTTGTTATCTATACTAGTGTTTGCCAGCTTTGTTTCCAATCAGAAAAATGAAAAACATCATGGTTTACATTTTGTAACATTATCATTAAAGCTTATTTTCACTAATCCTCTTATTATCTCCAGTATTTTAGGTTTTATCTTCAATTATGCTGAGGTAGAGCTAAATCTTGGGGTACAAAAAACCATATCTAGTCTTTCTGATTCAGCATTAGCTATTGGAATGTTAAATGTTGGTGCTAGCTTAAAATTTATAGCATATAGAAAATACTATCGACAAATATTGTATACCAGCTTAATCAAATTGGTGCTACTACCCATAGTTACTTTTGTTGTGCTGTGGTTAATGTCTGTTAATGACTTGGAACGGTCAATTGGCATATTATATAGTTGTATACCTTGTGCTAGTACAGCTTATGCTTTATCTCGACAACTAGGCGGAGACCCAGAGTCAATGGCATCAATTATTACATTTATGACTATTTTTTCAGTAGTATCGTTATCTATTTTAATGTATATTTTAGGTTGA